A stretch of the Enterobacter mori genome encodes the following:
- the rimL gene encoding 50S ribosomal protein L7/L12-serine acetyltransferase → MTSEIIPVSQHIELRSVEERYTTDLHNLVIKNKTFLQTAFDWAQHVGSEEDTRRNVQSNHMLHQRGYAKMFLIFASDELVGVLSFNAIEPANKTGYIGYWLDENHQGQGILSRSLQAFMRYYVERGEIRRFVIKCRVANYHSNNVAVRNGFTLEGCLREAEYLNGRFDDVNIYGKISTL, encoded by the coding sequence ATGACGTCAGAAATCATCCCCGTTTCACAACACATCGAACTGCGTTCCGTCGAAGAGCGCTATACCACCGACCTGCACAACCTCGTCATTAAAAACAAAACCTTTCTGCAAACCGCGTTTGACTGGGCGCAGCACGTGGGCAGCGAAGAGGATACCCGACGCAACGTGCAGAGCAACCACATGCTGCACCAGCGCGGCTACGCCAAAATGTTTTTGATTTTCGCGAGTGATGAACTGGTCGGCGTGCTGTCGTTTAATGCGATTGAACCTGCCAACAAAACCGGGTACATCGGCTACTGGCTGGACGAAAACCACCAGGGGCAGGGCATTCTCTCCCGGTCACTGCAGGCGTTCATGCGCTACTACGTCGAACGCGGTGAGATCCGCCGTTTTGTGATCAAATGTCGGGTGGCGAATTACCACAGCAATAATGTTGCCGTGCGCAACGGTTTTACGCTGGAAGGGTGCCTGCGTGAAGCGGAATACCTGAATGGCCGCTTTGACGATGTGAACATCTACGGCAAGATCTCTACCCTATAG
- the ydcK gene encoding YdcK family protein: MKKYRLSDETRLWQWQNDETKCTVTLRQIIALVDFNDVVSGTKGGWIDDESALAQAGDCWIYDENSVVFAGATITDNARLTQPCVVSHHARVGGHSWLDNAQVSHEAKISDNVTIQQSSVRGECHIYGDARVIHNSIVIAAKGLTPDHEQILRIYDRATVSESRIVHQAQIYGDALVSYAFIEHRAEVFDKAILEGNELNNVWVCDCAKVYGNARLMAGFDDDAIPTVRYSSQVAENAVVEGNCVIKHHVLIGGQAWLRGGPIMLDDKVVIQGRARISGDVLIEHQVEITDDAVIEAFAGESIHLRGEKVVNGDQRITRTPLLGAL; encoded by the coding sequence ATGAAAAAATATCGCCTTAGCGATGAAACCCGCCTCTGGCAGTGGCAAAACGACGAAACCAAATGCACCGTGACCCTGCGGCAAATTATTGCTCTCGTCGATTTCAACGATGTCGTCAGCGGCACGAAAGGCGGCTGGATTGACGATGAGAGTGCCCTCGCGCAGGCCGGTGACTGCTGGATCTACGACGAGAACAGCGTGGTATTTGCGGGCGCGACGATAACGGATAACGCCCGTCTTACCCAGCCTTGCGTCGTGAGCCACCATGCCCGCGTCGGCGGTCACAGCTGGCTGGACAATGCGCAGGTCAGCCACGAGGCGAAAATAAGTGACAACGTCACCATTCAGCAATCCAGCGTACGTGGCGAATGCCATATTTACGGTGATGCCCGAGTGATCCACAACAGCATAGTGATTGCCGCGAAAGGCTTAACGCCCGACCACGAACAGATCCTGAGAATCTATGACAGGGCCACGGTGAGCGAGTCCCGCATTGTCCATCAGGCGCAAATCTACGGTGATGCATTGGTCAGCTATGCGTTTATCGAGCATCGAGCCGAGGTCTTCGACAAGGCCATTCTGGAGGGTAACGAACTCAATAACGTCTGGGTCTGTGACTGCGCCAAAGTGTACGGCAACGCGCGTCTTATGGCGGGCTTTGATGACGACGCTATCCCCACCGTGCGCTACAGCTCGCAGGTGGCGGAAAATGCGGTGGTGGAAGGAAATTGTGTCATCAAGCACCACGTCCTGATTGGCGGGCAGGCCTGGCTGCGCGGTGGGCCGATCATGCTGGATGATAAAGTGGTGATCCAGGGACGCGCGCGGATTAGTGGTGATGTGCTCATCGAGCACCAGGTTGAAATCACCGATGATGCGGTCATTGAAGCGTTTGCTGGCGAGAGCATTCACCTGCGCGGCGAAAAAGTGGTTAATGGCGACCAGCGCATCACACGCACCCCGCTGCTGGGAGCGCTATAG
- the tehA gene encoding dicarboxylate transporter/tellurite-resistance protein TehA yields MHKNQRVLNLPAGYFGMVLGIIGMGFAWRYASTLWPVTRWPGEMLVSLAVVIWFLLTVAFIMRAVRFPRSVLAEMRHPVMSSFVSLFPATTMLVSIGFVPWCRPVSLALFSIGVVIQLGYAAWQSAGLWRGKHPEEATTPGLYLPTVANNFISAMACGALGFTDAGLVFLGAGVFSWLSLEPVILQRLRSAGELPAALRTSLGIQLAPALVACSAWFSVNGGEADTFAKMLFGYGLLQLLFMLRLMPWYLSQPFNASFWSFSFGVSALATTGLHLGQSSPSGFFHALAIPLFIFTNIIIGMLLIRTFILLMQGKLLVRADKALLMQSEEK; encoded by the coding sequence ATGCACAAAAATCAACGCGTCCTTAACTTGCCCGCAGGCTACTTCGGTATGGTACTTGGGATTATTGGTATGGGGTTCGCCTGGCGTTATGCCAGTACACTCTGGCCCGTGACGCGCTGGCCGGGGGAAATGCTGGTCAGCCTTGCGGTTGTTATCTGGTTCTTACTGACGGTAGCCTTCATCATGCGTGCGGTCCGTTTTCCGCGCAGCGTGCTGGCGGAGATGCGCCATCCGGTGATGAGCAGTTTTGTTAGCCTGTTTCCGGCCACGACGATGCTGGTGTCGATTGGTTTTGTGCCGTGGTGTCGACCTGTTTCGCTGGCGTTGTTTAGTATCGGCGTGGTCATTCAGCTCGGCTATGCGGCCTGGCAAAGTGCCGGGTTGTGGCGGGGTAAACATCCTGAAGAGGCGACGACGCCCGGGTTGTATCTGCCGACGGTCGCGAATAATTTCATCAGCGCCATGGCCTGCGGCGCGCTCGGGTTCACCGATGCGGGACTGGTTTTTCTCGGGGCGGGAGTCTTCTCCTGGCTAAGCCTGGAGCCGGTAATATTGCAGCGCCTGCGAAGCGCCGGAGAGTTACCTGCTGCGCTGAGAACATCGCTTGGCATCCAGCTCGCACCTGCGCTGGTGGCCTGTAGCGCCTGGTTTAGCGTCAACGGCGGAGAAGCCGATACCTTTGCTAAAATGCTCTTTGGCTATGGCCTGTTACAGCTTCTGTTTATGCTGCGTCTGATGCCATGGTATTTGTCTCAGCCGTTTAACGCCTCGTTCTGGAGCTTCTCATTCGGCGTGTCGGCACTGGCGACTACCGGCCTGCACCTGGGGCAGAGCAGCCCGTCAGGATTCTTCCACGCGCTGGCGATTCCGCTGTTTATTTTTACCAACATCATCATTGGGATGCTGTTGATTCGTACGTTTATCCTGTTGATGCAGGGCAAACTTCTCGTTCGCGCTGATAAAGCCCTGCTTATGCAATCTGAGGAAAAATAA
- the tehB gene encoding tellurite resistance methyltransferase TehB encodes MTVDANYFTEKFGLTRTHSEVLYSAEIVKPGKTLDLGCGNGRNSLYLAANGFEVTAWDKNPMSIDNIERIKAEEGIANLQTAIKDLNSLSFDGEYDFILSTVVLMFLEAKTIPGLIANMQRCTKPGGYNLIVAAMDTADYPCTVGFPFAFKAGELSNYYEGWELLKYNEEVGELHRTDANGNRIKLRFATLLARKPA; translated from the coding sequence ATGACTGTCGATGCTAACTACTTCACCGAAAAATTTGGCTTAACCCGTACGCACTCGGAGGTGCTGTACAGCGCGGAGATCGTTAAACCGGGTAAAACGCTGGATCTGGGATGCGGTAATGGCCGTAACAGCCTTTACCTGGCCGCCAACGGTTTTGAGGTGACCGCGTGGGACAAGAACCCGATGAGCATCGATAACATCGAGCGCATCAAAGCGGAAGAAGGGATCGCGAATCTGCAAACAGCGATTAAAGACCTTAACAGCCTCAGCTTTGATGGTGAGTATGATTTTATCCTCTCCACCGTAGTGCTGATGTTCCTGGAAGCGAAAACCATCCCTGGTCTTATCGCCAATATGCAGCGCTGCACGAAGCCGGGCGGCTACAACCTGATCGTTGCCGCCATGGATACGGCAGATTACCCGTGCACCGTTGGCTTCCCGTTTGCGTTTAAAGCCGGTGAGTTGAGCAACTACTATGAAGGCTGGGAGTTGCTCAAATACAACGAAGAGGTGGGTGAGCTGCACCGCACCGACGCCAACGGCAACCGCATTAAGCTGCGCTTTGCGACTCTGCTGGCGCGTAAACCCGCTTAG
- the pepT gene encoding peptidase T produces the protein MGSELSRQLTQRFFRYLAITSQSDPKVKTLPSTPGQHDMARELAQELAQLGLDDIVIDEFATVTAVKKGNVPGAPRIGFITHIDTVDVGLSPDIHPQILTFHGEDLCLNKEKDIWLRVKEHPEILAYPGEEIIFSDGTSVLGADNKSAVTVVMTVLENLTAEHQHGDIVVAFVPDEEIGLCGAKALDLKRFDVDFAWTIDCCELGEIVYENFNAAAAEIRFTGVTAHPMSAKGVLVNPLLMATDFISYFDRQQTPECTEGREGYIWFNGIQAGQNEAVLKANIRDFDKNHFAARKQQIADVAALIAAQHPTAKVDFHIEDTYSNISNAIGEDRRAIDLMFEAMESLGITPKPTPMRGGTDGAALSAKGLLTPNFFTGAHNFHSTFEFLPLSSFEASYKTALQICLLAAR, from the coding sequence ATGGGCTCAGAACTCTCCAGACAATTAACCCAGCGTTTTTTCCGCTATCTTGCCATCACCAGCCAGAGCGACCCAAAAGTGAAAACCCTTCCCTCCACGCCTGGGCAGCATGATATGGCGCGAGAGCTGGCGCAGGAGCTGGCACAGCTGGGCCTAGACGATATTGTGATTGATGAATTCGCCACGGTAACGGCGGTAAAAAAAGGCAACGTGCCCGGTGCGCCGCGTATCGGCTTTATTACGCACATTGATACCGTAGACGTGGGTTTATCACCGGATATTCATCCGCAAATATTGACCTTTCATGGTGAAGATCTCTGTCTGAATAAAGAGAAAGACATCTGGTTACGTGTAAAAGAGCACCCGGAAATTCTGGCATATCCTGGTGAAGAGATTATTTTCAGCGACGGAACCAGCGTATTAGGCGCAGATAATAAATCTGCGGTGACGGTGGTAATGACGGTGCTGGAAAACCTGACGGCGGAACATCAGCATGGCGATATTGTCGTTGCGTTTGTGCCTGACGAAGAGATAGGCCTGTGTGGCGCAAAGGCGCTCGATCTGAAGCGCTTCGACGTCGACTTCGCCTGGACCATCGACTGCTGCGAGCTGGGTGAAATCGTCTATGAGAACTTTAACGCAGCAGCCGCGGAGATCCGCTTTACCGGCGTGACGGCGCACCCGATGTCCGCCAAAGGCGTGCTGGTGAACCCGTTACTGATGGCCACCGACTTCATTAGCTATTTTGACCGCCAGCAAACGCCGGAGTGCACCGAAGGGCGTGAAGGCTATATCTGGTTTAACGGCATTCAGGCCGGGCAGAACGAAGCGGTGCTCAAAGCCAATATCCGCGACTTTGACAAGAATCATTTTGCTGCCCGCAAGCAGCAGATTGCCGACGTTGCGGCGCTGATCGCAGCGCAGCATCCCACCGCGAAAGTGGACTTTCACATTGAAGACACGTACAGCAATATCAGCAATGCGATTGGCGAAGACAGGCGCGCCATCGACCTGATGTTTGAAGCGATGGAATCGCTCGGGATCACGCCAAAACCCACGCCGATGCGCGGCGGTACCGACGGCGCAGCGCTTTCTGCTAAAGGGCTGCTCACCCCGAACTTCTTCACCGGTGCGCATAACTTCCACTCGACGTTCGAGTTTTTACCGCTGTCGTCGTTCGAGGCGTCTTACAAAACCGCCCTGCAGATCTGCCTGCTGGCCGCCCGCTAA
- a CDS encoding ABC transporter substrate-binding protein, with protein sequence MKSKLTMLTLAFAALTVSSTVAAKTLVYCSEGSPENFNPQLYTSGTSVDASAVPVYNRLVDFKPGTTELVPSLAERWEVSEDGKVYTFHLRKGVKFQSNKAFKPTRDFNADDVIFSFMRQKDVNHPYHNVSNGSYSNFESLEFGSLITAIDKVDDHTVRFTLAHPEAPFVADLAWYFASILSAEYADAMLKAGTPEKVDMEPIGTGPFRLAQYQKDSRILFTAFPEYWQGKSKLDRLVFTITPDASVRFAKIEKNECQVMPFPNPADLPRMKANKDITLMSKAGLNTGFLAFNTQKPPLDNVKVRQALAMAINKPAIIDAVFHGTGTAAKNLLPPGVWSADSELKDYDYDPEKAKALLKEAGFANGVSIDLWAMPVQRPYNPNAKRMAEMIQADWAKVGVQAKIVTYEWGEYLKRVKGGEHQAALMGWTTATGDPDNFFGPLFTCTSANGGSNSAKWCYKPFDKIIAEAKSITDQNKRIALYKEAQQMMHDQMPAVMIAHSTIFEPVRKEVTGYEIDPFGKHLFWQVDINP encoded by the coding sequence ATGAAAAGCAAACTCACAATGTTAACGCTCGCGTTTGCTGCGCTGACGGTCAGTTCCACCGTGGCGGCGAAAACGCTGGTGTATTGTTCCGAAGGATCGCCGGAAAACTTTAATCCTCAGTTATATACCTCGGGAACCAGCGTGGATGCCAGCGCCGTGCCGGTCTATAACCGACTGGTCGATTTTAAGCCGGGCACAACGGAGCTGGTGCCGAGCCTGGCGGAGCGCTGGGAGGTGAGCGAGGACGGCAAGGTCTACACCTTCCATCTGCGTAAAGGGGTGAAATTCCAGAGCAACAAAGCGTTCAAGCCGACGCGGGATTTTAACGCCGACGACGTGATTTTTTCGTTTATGCGCCAGAAGGATGTCAATCATCCGTACCATAACGTCTCCAACGGCAGCTATTCCAACTTCGAAAGCCTGGAGTTCGGCAGCCTGATCACCGCGATAGATAAGGTGGATGACCATACCGTGCGCTTTACGCTGGCTCACCCGGAAGCCCCGTTTGTGGCCGATCTGGCGTGGTATTTTGCCTCGATTCTTTCGGCGGAATATGCCGATGCGATGCTCAAAGCCGGTACGCCGGAGAAGGTCGATATGGAGCCCATCGGGACCGGGCCGTTCAGGCTGGCGCAGTATCAGAAAGATTCCCGCATTTTATTCACGGCATTCCCGGAATACTGGCAGGGCAAATCGAAGCTGGACCGCCTGGTCTTCACCATCACGCCGGACGCGTCCGTGCGTTTTGCGAAAATCGAAAAAAATGAGTGTCAGGTCATGCCGTTCCCGAACCCGGCCGATCTGCCGCGCATGAAGGCGAACAAAGACATCACGCTGATGAGCAAGGCGGGGCTGAATACCGGTTTTCTGGCATTCAATACGCAAAAGCCGCCGCTGGATAATGTGAAAGTCCGTCAGGCGCTGGCGATGGCAATCAATAAACCTGCCATTATTGACGCGGTATTTCACGGTACAGGCACTGCGGCGAAAAACCTGCTGCCGCCGGGCGTCTGGAGCGCAGATAGCGAGCTTAAGGATTACGATTACGATCCCGAAAAGGCGAAAGCGCTGTTAAAAGAGGCCGGTTTTGCGAACGGCGTCAGCATCGATTTGTGGGCAATGCCGGTTCAACGTCCGTATAACCCGAATGCAAAGCGGATGGCAGAGATGATTCAGGCCGACTGGGCGAAGGTTGGCGTGCAGGCCAAAATCGTCACCTATGAGTGGGGGGAATATCTCAAGCGTGTGAAAGGGGGCGAACATCAGGCTGCGCTGATGGGCTGGACAACAGCCACGGGCGACCCGGATAACTTCTTTGGCCCACTCTTTACCTGTACGTCCGCCAACGGCGGTTCGAATTCGGCCAAATGGTGCTACAAACCCTTTGATAAGATTATTGCCGAAGCAAAATCGATAACCGATCAGAATAAACGCATTGCCTTGTACAAAGAGGCGCAGCAGATGATGCATGACCAAATGCCAGCCGTCATGATTGCTCATTCCACCATTTTTGAACCGGTGCGTAAGGAAGTGACAGGCTACGAAATAGACCCGTTTGGTAAGCATCTTTTCTGGCAGGTGGATATTAATCCGTGA
- a CDS encoding DUF3313 domain-containing protein, producing the protein MRTHTFFKVAVLSGLLTLAGCASKVAAPEQYSGFLKDYSGLQQTTSATGKPTLRWVDPSYNEANYDCILWTPITYYPTPKPTTQIGQKTLDELLAYTNTKMKTAIGQRKSVVTTPCKRSLIFRGAITGVSSQKEGLQFYEVVPVALVVAGTQMATGHRTMDTHLFFEGELIDAATNKPVMKVVRKGEGKELANENTPMAFATLKQVVDDMATDATMFDVHKTAK; encoded by the coding sequence ATGCGTACTCACACTTTTTTTAAAGTTGCAGTGCTTTCAGGTCTGTTGACGTTGGCTGGCTGTGCATCGAAAGTTGCCGCGCCAGAACAATATTCAGGCTTTTTAAAAGATTATTCAGGCTTGCAGCAAACTACGTCAGCGACGGGGAAACCAACGCTGCGTTGGGTTGATCCTTCGTATAACGAAGCCAATTACGACTGCATTCTCTGGACGCCAATTACCTATTATCCGACGCCAAAACCGACGACTCAGATTGGTCAAAAAACGCTTGATGAGCTTCTGGCCTACACCAACACCAAAATGAAAACGGCGATTGGTCAGCGTAAATCTGTTGTAACCACACCGTGCAAACGCAGCCTGATCTTCCGTGGGGCCATCACCGGCGTGAGTTCGCAAAAAGAGGGGCTGCAGTTCTATGAAGTGGTGCCTGTCGCGCTGGTCGTAGCGGGTACGCAGATGGCAACCGGTCACCGTACCATGGATACGCACCTGTTCTTCGAAGGTGAATTGATTGACGCGGCAACGAACAAACCCGTCATGAAAGTGGTGCGTAAAGGCGAAGGGAAAGAGTTGGCTAACGAAAATACGCCAATGGCCTTCGCCACGCTGAAGCAAGTTGTGGATGACATGGCGACAGATGCCACCATGTTTGATGTGCATAAAACAGCGAAATAG
- a CDS encoding DMT family transporter: MNALLYGLVVVIWGTTWIAIFLQQGPVAAPVSIFWRFAVASATIMIVLLALRRLRKIALRDHLFCLLQGCCVFCFNFWCFYAAAAHINTGLESVIFSMAVLYNAINSFIFFGQRPPARFWTAAALGLVGIITLFWDDLLASGWSTSLLTGIGLSALGTYGFSLGNMISMRHQRNGLETMTTNAWAMLYGTLVMGGIALVRGDNFMPEWTVSYIGALLYLALFGSVIAFGAYFTLVGRIGPGKAAYSTLLFPLVALSISTIYEGYVWHVNGIVGLLLILGGNMVMFTKPETWYRRLRTA, translated from the coding sequence ATGAACGCATTGCTCTATGGACTGGTGGTCGTGATATGGGGAACGACCTGGATTGCAATTTTCCTGCAGCAGGGACCGGTCGCGGCCCCGGTGTCGATTTTCTGGCGCTTTGCCGTGGCCTCCGCCACGATAATGATCGTCTTACTTGCCCTTCGCCGTTTGCGCAAGATAGCCCTGCGGGATCACCTCTTTTGCCTGCTGCAGGGATGCTGCGTTTTCTGCTTCAACTTCTGGTGCTTTTACGCCGCCGCCGCGCACATCAACACCGGCCTGGAGTCGGTGATTTTTTCCATGGCGGTGCTGTATAACGCCATTAACAGCTTTATTTTCTTCGGCCAGCGCCCGCCCGCTCGCTTCTGGACGGCCGCCGCGCTGGGCCTGGTTGGGATCATCACCCTCTTCTGGGACGACCTGCTGGCAAGCGGCTGGAGCACCTCTTTACTGACGGGTATTGGCCTGTCGGCGCTGGGCACCTACGGATTCTCGCTGGGTAATATGATCAGCATGCGCCACCAGCGTAACGGTCTGGAGACCATGACCACCAATGCCTGGGCGATGCTCTACGGTACGCTGGTGATGGGCGGTATTGCGCTCGTCAGAGGGGACAATTTTATGCCGGAATGGACGGTAAGCTACATCGGTGCGCTGCTCTATCTGGCCCTGTTTGGCTCGGTGATTGCCTTTGGCGCCTACTTTACGCTGGTCGGACGTATCGGTCCGGGTAAAGCCGCCTACAGCACCCTGTTATTCCCGCTGGTTGCGCTCTCTATTTCGACGATTTACGAAGGGTACGTGTGGCACGTGAATGGAATTGTCGGGCTATTACTGATTTTGGGCGGGAATATGGTGATGTTTACTAAGCCAGAAACCTGGTACAGACGACTGAGAACGGCATAA
- a CDS encoding AraC family transcriptional regulator → MSHAYDTFETLRQQNAVLRETVALNSGIQLAAWYNKHDTITVKSNHHTLSLYVADGYESYQKTPGGWKNGGGPDRFCLMPKESESTWDIRDDLSFVHLYCTDEHLRDVGEKIWDKRPLSLTLDEKIFGSDPKITALYRQFLLGYDWQQKANQLALSTASTLLLTHLLQNYASVQWKLPVVTGGLSPFVLRNVLAFIEEHLSQPLTLADLADQASLSEYHFARMFRQSMGLAPHQYVMQRRMERAKALVQHTNTPLTDIALACGFNSASHFSNRFRSIMGITPSQLRAATA, encoded by the coding sequence ATGTCTCACGCTTACGATACCTTTGAAACGCTACGTCAACAGAATGCAGTGCTCCGGGAAACGGTTGCGCTCAATTCCGGTATTCAACTGGCGGCGTGGTACAACAAGCACGACACGATCACCGTAAAAAGCAATCACCACACCCTCAGCCTGTACGTGGCCGATGGCTATGAAAGCTACCAAAAAACGCCGGGCGGCTGGAAGAATGGCGGCGGTCCTGACCGTTTCTGCCTGATGCCGAAAGAGAGCGAATCGACGTGGGATATCCGCGATGACCTGTCATTTGTTCATCTGTACTGTACCGATGAACATCTGCGCGATGTTGGCGAAAAAATCTGGGATAAACGCCCGCTGTCGCTGACGCTTGATGAGAAAATCTTCGGCAGCGATCCGAAAATCACCGCGCTTTATCGCCAGTTTTTGCTTGGCTACGACTGGCAGCAAAAAGCGAACCAGCTCGCCCTCAGCACCGCCTCTACGCTTTTACTGACGCATCTGCTCCAGAATTACGCCAGCGTGCAGTGGAAGCTGCCGGTCGTCACCGGCGGGCTGTCGCCGTTTGTGCTGCGAAACGTATTGGCATTTATAGAAGAGCATCTCTCCCAGCCGCTGACACTGGCAGATCTGGCCGATCAGGCTTCGCTGAGTGAGTATCACTTTGCCAGAATGTTTCGTCAGTCGATGGGGCTGGCTCCGCATCAGTACGTTATGCAGCGCCGTATGGAGAGAGCCAAAGCGCTGGTGCAGCATACCAACACACCGCTTACGGATATCGCACTCGCCTGCGGGTTTAACTCCGCCAGCCACTTCAGTAACCGTTTTCGCAGCATCATGGGGATAACCCCGTCACAGCTACGCGCGGCGACGGCGTGA
- a CDS encoding benzoate/H(+) symporter BenE family transporter encodes MRPSTHLFPAILAGFVAVLVGYASSAAIIWQAAAAAGANAHQIAGWMTALGIGMGASTLALSWWYKAPVLTAWSTPGAALLATSLNGVTLAETIGIFIFANALILLCGVTGLFARLMKLIPHSLAAAMLAGVLLRFGLQAFSNLDGHLLLCGSMLAAWLMAKAFAPRYAIVATLLVGGAVAWAGGDVVTGDIAVSVVMPQFVAPAFTFTSLLSIGVPFFLVTMASQNAPGFATMKAAGYPPAVSPLIIVTGGLALLFSPFGVFSICIAAITAAICQSPDAHPDAGKRWLAAVAAGVFYLLAGVFGGSITGLMAALPLSWIQTLAGLALLGTISGSLYQALNHEAERDAAIVTFLMTASGATILGIGSAFWGLVLGGLCYAVFSRRRRA; translated from the coding sequence ATGCGTCCTTCAACTCATCTCTTTCCTGCCATCCTTGCCGGTTTTGTTGCCGTTCTGGTGGGTTATGCCAGCTCGGCAGCCATCATCTGGCAGGCCGCTGCGGCGGCGGGCGCAAATGCGCACCAGATTGCGGGCTGGATGACCGCGCTGGGCATTGGGATGGGCGCCAGCACCCTTGCGTTATCCTGGTGGTATAAAGCCCCGGTACTCACCGCCTGGTCAACGCCCGGCGCGGCGCTGTTAGCCACCAGCCTCAACGGCGTGACGCTTGCCGAAACCATCGGTATTTTTATCTTTGCGAATGCGCTTATTTTACTGTGCGGCGTGACCGGGCTATTTGCCCGCCTGATGAAGCTCATTCCGCATTCTCTTGCCGCCGCTATGCTGGCAGGCGTGCTGCTGCGGTTTGGCCTGCAGGCGTTCAGCAATCTCGACGGACATTTACTGTTGTGCGGGAGCATGCTGGCGGCCTGGCTGATGGCTAAAGCCTTTGCTCCCCGGTACGCCATTGTTGCCACACTGCTGGTGGGTGGCGCAGTAGCATGGGCTGGAGGTGACGTTGTCACAGGCGATATCGCCGTTTCTGTCGTTATGCCGCAGTTTGTCGCACCGGCCTTTACCTTCACCAGCCTGCTGAGCATCGGCGTGCCCTTCTTCCTGGTCACCATGGCCTCGCAAAACGCGCCGGGGTTCGCCACGATGAAAGCAGCGGGCTATCCGCCGGCGGTCTCACCGTTGATTATCGTGACAGGCGGGCTGGCGTTGCTGTTCTCTCCCTTTGGCGTGTTCTCTATCTGTATCGCCGCCATTACCGCAGCTATTTGCCAGAGTCCTGATGCGCATCCGGATGCGGGTAAACGCTGGCTTGCCGCCGTGGCTGCGGGCGTATTTTATCTCCTGGCGGGCGTTTTTGGCGGCTCTATCACCGGATTAATGGCCGCATTGCCGCTCAGCTGGATCCAGACGCTTGCCGGTCTGGCGCTACTCGGTACCATCAGCGGGAGTTTGTATCAGGCATTGAATCACGAAGCGGAACGCGACGCGGCAATTGTCACCTTTCTGATGACCGCCAGCGGGGCAACAATCCTGGGGATTGGCTCTGCTTTCTGGGGGCTGGTGTTGGGTGGCCTCTGTTACGCCGTGTTTTCACGCCGTCGCCGCGCGTAG
- a CDS encoding helix-turn-helix domain-containing protein gives MEITQHLAHTLKTERQARGWSLAKLAEETGVSKAMLGQIERNESSPTVSTLWKIATGLNVPFSAFIAPEADGQAVFDPQQQAMVVKPLFPWDETLKFDHFSITLAPGALSESTPHEAGVIEHVVVIGGELEMNIDGEWRTIHADAGVRFAGDKPHAYRNSSARTVHFHSLIHYPR, from the coding sequence ATGGAAATTACACAACATCTTGCTCATACCTTGAAAACCGAACGCCAGGCGCGCGGCTGGAGCCTGGCGAAACTGGCAGAAGAGACGGGCGTGTCAAAGGCCATGCTGGGCCAAATTGAGCGCAATGAATCCAGCCCGACGGTGTCGACGCTGTGGAAAATCGCTACCGGGTTGAACGTACCCTTTTCTGCCTTCATCGCGCCAGAGGCGGACGGGCAGGCCGTGTTTGATCCCCAACAGCAGGCGATGGTTGTGAAACCGTTATTTCCGTGGGATGAGACGCTGAAGTTTGACCATTTTTCGATCACCCTCGCGCCCGGTGCGCTGAGCGAATCCACGCCGCACGAAGCGGGCGTCATTGAACATGTGGTGGTGATCGGTGGGGAACTGGAGATGAACATTGACGGCGAGTGGCGCACTATCCACGCTGACGCCGGGGTGCGTTTTGCCGGGGATAAACCGCACGCCTACCGCAACAGCAGCGCCCGGACGGTGCATTTTCACTCCCTTATTCATTATCCCCGCTGA